From Aspergillus luchuensis IFO 4308 DNA, chromosome 2, nearly complete sequence:
TTGCGGGTTAGCCGGCGACTCATCAGGGCCCAGCATCGGGGCCCATCGAGTCAAGTCAGTGCATCGCGATaagtggagagagggagaatgagGTGGAACATTGGACAGGTCGAGCCATGTCACCAAGAGACGCTGGGCCCGTCCGGATGACTCCTGTCAAATTTGCCATCCACGCCAAGCGAAGCGGATATATGAGGCCATCGATCGAGTAGTCaagaggaagggggggaagaagagagagaggaacagggagaggatgagtgGGTTCCTAGATGAAACACCCCAGCGGAGGCCGGATGAGATCTCGCGGCTTGGCTGGAGGGAGTGATGGCCGTCGCCCTTGCGTTGTAGAAGTTTAACAGCCAGTGAGCGAGCCAATCTTGGCGGCGCGGGCGGACAAGAGCGGGCCCCAAGTGGATTTGGCGCGGTTTGAGGTTGGAGGATGAGCGAAAGACAAGAGTCGGAGAGAGTCAAGATAGGCAAAGACTTTTACCCGGATGGCGAATCAGaagagataataatagttcAGACAGgagttcctcttctttcttgaatGTGGCTATGATTAGGTCGTCGGTCATTGCCTATTTGACTGGTGATATCAGACAAGAATTACTGAGAACAGGAAACAAGCAACGATAattgagaagaaaagaaagaaagaaagaagaggtaCCTATTCTTGGCACCGGAAGACCCGTGatctgactgattgattgattaagTAGGAAGATTCCTAACTATTCCTTTCTATGCTAAGCATAAACAAAGGCACCCGAAATAAACTCTCTGCACaatccttttctttttcttgtacCACCATCACTCCCTCTCAGTCACATCATAAGACATTAATTTCACTGGTATCAGCTACACGGCACACCACCCCTCTCAGCCAAGGATCGAAGGATTGTTAATGTTTTACTTTGGGGGAAAATAAGTAGTCTAGTCTATCTACTAGGTATCTACACCAAGTTCCTATCGTCACGCCTTCCCCAAAGCAGCAGGTGGAGCAGTCCCTCATATTATTACTCACCGATTGAAGAAAAAGTGGGAATTAATATGGGATGATAAACAAACCCTCATTTCATCAATCAGAAGCAATATAATTATTCCTGGGGTTGTTCGTGTAGTTGGGGAACTTGTTGGGGGAATTAATCTAAATTCATTTCGTATTTATCCTGATTTATACTTCCCTCCTGCTTTGCTGTCAGTCAGTGCATGATGTATGTCATCTGTCAATGTTATTCTTGTTTAAGCTACAGTCGTGCGACACTTCCTgtcactgccgctgctgcaatCTTCCCGTTCAGGAGGTGGTGTCCTTCTGACCGACTGTCCGACTGACTGACCGTGGGGGTTAAAGGTCTTCTACTGACATTCAACTAGTAACTAGCATCGATAGTATTTCCTAGGGAGTTTCAGACGGTGAAGCCATATCTAACCACATTAGTTCACCTACACCAACAAGGAAATTTAGTAATCCATTCAGAAAGATCTACAATTAAAACAAAGCCAAGTTCCGTGCCCAACCCATGCCACAATTCCCTTTTACCTTAACCCCCACGGTCAATCCAGCCACCGGAACCAAAGAACCAAATGCAAAGAATGACTTTTTCACCCACGAGTATCGTTATCAATCAGTCGATCAAATCCACCAAAACGCGAAAAtcacccccccaaaaaagaaacctaatcaatcaaccaacccacTCCTACCAGGAAATCAATCAGTCGGTCTAATCCCAATTTGccgagaagagaaaaaacatCACAACAATACGCACGCAGATGGGAAATGAACATGGATAgaaccagaccagaccaaatCATCAACGACCCAGCGATGGGGTTCGTCTGAAAATTGAGACCTCGCCAACCAGCATTGCCAATTTCCCAACGCCCGCCTGAaagtcaaaaaagaaaaaccatgACCCCCGCGCGCTCACAAGGAAGCTCAGCTCGTCCCTGGCTGTCATCATCAGAGCCAGGAATTACTCGCTTAAGTCGGGACAGGTCGCGTGCGAGTGGAGCATCAAGAACGCTGCATCTCCGAACGGTGTAGTGTTGGAGGTGGTAGTTATTGTCGCCGTCCCGCACTGGCGGTGCAGATCAGCGGCTCTTCACACGGGCTGGTCAATGATAACCACCACGAGCTGGGTGAGTCAACCTAATAGGATCCGGCCGGTGTGTTCGGGCCCTTCCTCAAAACGCTGTTCTTGGCCTGGGGTTACAAACAACGTCGCCAAGGGGCAGCCTGTCCGTGGCCCGGGCGGCTATCAGTGCAGACAGGGACGCGCCCGCGTATCGCTGGCGAAGCGCTGGCTGTGACTGCCAGGACTAGATGCAGCCATcaaactagtagtaagtctCTTGGGAGACGAGACAGTGGCCTCCAATCATTCCTCCCCCGCGCCCTCTCGTTTTCCCGCTCATTGATGGCGCAGATGTCACGCTGGATGCCGCAGCAGCCCTTTCTGACGGTTCAGGGCTACGCGATATGCTACTGGTTGAAACATCGACGCTCAGGTCTCGCAGAAGCTGGAAGTAAAGCGCCGTGGGGAGCCAGgcgccatccatccatccatccatccatccatccattcgcCCGATGCTTTCTTCCCATCAGTACATTGAAGTGATGTGGCGCATCCAATATAAACCCCCCGCCAACGCTATTGCTGTTTCCGCAGGCACCTTAGCGAGCAGATTAAATCCCCCGCTCATTGTCAGCTGAACAAGCCACCATATGAATAACTCAAAAGTTCCGAGATATCCTCCCAGCATTGGAACATCTATTGGACAAACTCTACCGTTCAACTGCGGTGCATCCTGTTGGTATACCAACAATGTCGTAGGCAGAAcaattctagatttttttttccccgtGAACCAATGACTTTGGTCATTTTGCAAGCGTTCACTCATCCTGGATCATCATGTTTCTCGTCTAAGAGATAAGTCTACAACCTGTCTCTGGGCCggtggtggggggagggggtaaaCGGTCAGACTCTTTAACCAGTCTTGGCTTTTCATTTCATCTCAGCGATGCTGTTCCACTCCTCGTAACATCTCTAGAGTTAAtgtgtagtaagtaggtggATAGTTTAGCACAAACACGCATTTCGCCCTTCGGATGCTGCTACtacagtagtactactaatacTACCACCCTCCAAGTTGCACCAAATACATCGCGGCTTAGCGTTGGGAGAGAGCTCTACATCTGTtgtgatggggagaaggatcCAAGGAAAAGCGAATATGTTTATTGATGTATTGTAAGTTCCATGTCATCCGGAAAGGTTGGTGACCAAATACTGCTGTGGGAGGTAATCAGATTGCGGGTTACTAAGTACGTGTAGGGACACCTCGATAGATCTAAAGTCCCTTCTCTTATGGTCAGGATATACAAAGAGTTGCAGTAGGTGTGAGTGAGATGTGTAAACGTTTTTGCTTCATTGCCGGATGCAGTTAGCTGATACTCAGTCAgggtctctctctctctcgcttcAGTCTTATTCACATGGTAGTTTGGATGGCCATTCACGGCTTTGGCTTAGTAGTCCTAGACAGCTAGGTGTATGATGGGATATTCTGCTACGAAGAGGAGAGACAATGAATCAAAAGACATAGCATCGTTACAGAGTCGTATTGGGATAACCACCGATCATCGTATATAATACATAGCATGCGAATCGCCCGGCTTGGCTATGCACTGCCCGCGATAGAGAGAACCCATGCCAAAAGACGTGAAATGAACAGAACAataggaagaaaagaagaagtaaaataataacataGAACCATCAGCACCCAATGTGGTGCGGGAGTAGAGAGATTTCTGCAAACGGCCCGCTCATCCAAAACATCAACTCTTTGCAGGGATATATAGAGCCAAATAATACCTCTATTAAGACAGGCATAGTACAAGGAAATAAACCCAAGATCGTTTTTTTAAAGCTCGGCCAGCGGCCATGCATAGGAAACTGGAAGGTAGGAGAATAATATCAGACAACCCATCACGCTTAAGCCGAAGACTTCTTCGATCCACGGAGCTTGGGGTTGCTGGCAGCAGcgcgcttcttctgcttggcCTTGGAAGAACCGGCATCACCGCCCTCGATGAACTTCAACAGCTCATCAACACTACGGGAGTCCAGGGAGGCGCTGCCAGGAGCCCTGGCTCCAGCGGCCTCGGGAGCAGTCTGGCCAACCTGAGGCTGGATCTTGGTGCCGAGAGAGCGAGGGTTCATGTTGACCCGGCGCAGACGACGAGCCTGGATGTCCTTGGCATGCTTGGCGATCGAGACCGCGTTCTGAGTGAGCTGCTCCAGCCAGGTCTCAGCTTCCTTAGTGTTGCGGTCGTTGGGACCCAATTGGCTAAGGAAGATGTTGTAGGCATCACGCATCTTGCCAACGGCACCCTTCGAATCCTGATCAAGAGCCAGAGCCTGGGCCAGCTGGAACAGAATGGTCGCGGTGTTGATGGACTGGCGGCCAAAGAGGTTCTCGCACACTTCCAGCGAGGCCTCGAACCACTTGCGAGAGTCCGAGTACTGCTTAAGGTGCTGCAGCATCACCGCGGCGTTGTTCATAGTGGTGATGGAATCGGGGTGGTTGGCGCCGTAGATGATCTTCCAGAGGTCCATGGCGTGCTTGATGTAAGCCAACGCAGTCTTGGTGTTTCCAGAAGCGTGCTCGAAAAGACTGAGGTTGAGGTAGCTCAGGATGGTGTCAGCCGAATCCACACCCAGAGTACGCTCAGTGACGATGACAGCCTTGCGAGCCAACTCGACGGCCGCCTCCTTTTCGTCGGTCTGGTAGTACAGCATGGACAGCTGGTGATAGAGCTTGGCGACCTCAGGGTGGAGGATGCCGTAGATCTGCTCGTGCAGAGACAGAGACTCCAAGATGAGCTCCTGGCCCAACTGCTTCTGGTTCTGCATAAGAGAGATACGACCGGCCTCCAGGGCCTCCTCGGCAAGGGAGCTCCTGGGGGAGGCATCCTTGACCAAGGGCACAATGTTGAGTATGTCATCAGGGACAATGGCAAGGAtgggcttctcctccttggcggcGCGGGCGGGAGAGCTGGAATCgccacccttcttcttcttcttgttcttgccctcctcctgAGCAGCACCGTTGGCACCGTTAGTGACAGGAGCCTTGGCAGGGATCTGCGACTTGTCGAAGATGAATTCCCGGGCACCAAGCTGCAGACCGAGCTTGATCGACAGGTCACGGAGAAGCTGCAAGTGTCTAAGAGAGTTGAACCACTCGGGTTCCAGGGTGAAGCGGTACCGGATGGACACCtgcttctcaatctcagccCGGAGAGTGGCAGGGGTGGCCTTCTCGAAGGAGAAGTCACCTTCGGGGTAGATGGAGCGCAGAGAAGCGTCGATCTCGGCGACAGGGTTGGGGTTGACGTCAGCACCCAGAAGGCAGTTGAGCAAGTGAGAAATGCAGGAGGCGACGAACGGCGCCGGCACGTTACGAAGGTATTCGTTGGCAATGTGCTTGAAGGCACGGGCAATCATCTCCTGAACAAGGAGAGTAGACAGAGCATCGAGGCGAGAACCCTTCTCCTTGGACAGCTGAGCCAGCTTACCAAGGTAGCGGATGTTGATACCACGCTTGTGCAGAAGCTGGCTAAGAGACTGTCCGTCCATGGGGAAGCCGACATCACCGTCGTGCAGGTCCTGGATCAATTCGGGCATGATCTTGGAGCGCAGGTAGTCGCAGGTCTCGCGAACCTCCTTCTCGTCCTGGGCCCATTgttccttctcttcgtcgGTCTGGGGAACCTGACCGCTGCAGACGTCGGGGTTCAGCGCAAGCGAGAATCCGGAAATGTCAACGCGCTCCTGgtcagcagcctcctcgctcttctcttcttcggaggcCTGCTCCTTGGATTCGGTAGCCTCGGAGGATTCAGCCTTGGCAGCGTCCGCCTCGGCCTTGGCGCTACGGCGGCGCTCGACTTCGGCCTTCACGTACTGGCTCATCTTGTGTCTCCAGTAAGATTCAACGAGCTCCAGTCTCAGGACCGACATGCGGTGAGGGTAGGCATCGctaccttcttcctcctgccaCATGACATCCAGGGGAGTCACGCGGTAGAGGTCAAGGACGTACTTGCGGCCATCAGTACCCAGAAGACCCTTGGTCTCCACGCTACCCTCGAGCTCGTGGCGCTGGCCCTCCTTGTCCCACACGGCGTGCTTCTTGACGCGAAGAGCCTTGGACATCTTCTCGAAGACAGACACAAAGTCGGGGTGAGTAGCCACAACATCCTTtccttcaacaccaccatagTCAATCTGGTGCTCACCGGGTTCACGCTGCTTGAAGATACCGGGGACAATGCTCTGACCGACGATACGCTTGCCAAGGTAGTCAACGACAACAGTTCCCGGGGTGAAGAGACCGTTGATGTCGAGCTGGTTGACAGCCTTGATGCCCACAACATCCTTACCGACAGCGACACGGGCAGCCTCATCACCTCCCTCGGAGGCAAAGGTGCCAACACCGTCCGCACCGAAGGAGTAGAAGATGTTGTTGTACACGAAAATCTGAGCATCGCGGCTCTCAGTGGGGTTCAGAGGAGCGACCTCACCACGAGCAACCAGAACGGCACCGCGAGCGGCGGCCTCGTTGTAATCAGCGAACAGCTTGGAGGTCAAGCGCTCACGGAAGACACGGTCCTGAACAGTCTCGCGAGGCAGCTCCCGGGTGGTCTGGAACTCCTCGTTCCAGTCACGGAGGGTCTCCGCGTTGTCAACACCGGAGATGAGGTAGTTCTCCTGGGAACGGGTGATGTCCGGCTGGTGAGCGTTGGCGGTcgaggtgggaggaggaacaagCCACGGGTTGTTAGGGATGGCGTTctggaaggggaaggtggtCAGGAgatccttcttgttgttcgACTCCTGGAGGGCTTCGAAAGACGCGTTGAAGGAAGGCGACAGGTGAGCGATCAAGGTGAGCAGCGAGTGCGCGCGACCACTCTTGGGGATAGTCTTGGGGGAAGGATCGAACTTCATGTTCGAGTTCTTGTTCACGTAGAAGC
This genomic window contains:
- the CLU1 gene encoding translation initiation factor 3 subunit CLU1 (BUSCO:EOG09261OXV;~COG:S;~EggNog:ENOG410PG8Z;~InterPro:IPR011990,IPR019734,IPR027523,IPR028275, IPR025697,IPR033646;~PFAM:PF13374,PF13236,PF12807,PF13424,PF15044;~go_function: GO:0005515 - protein binding [Evidence IEA];~go_process: GO:0048312 - intracellular distribution of mitochondria [Evidence IEA]), coding for MAQTNGELEHSKETPEQLTNGNHPEETQEEDNTGGLFQITVKLPHEPYKIQVMVSSQEQVQDVRQSIVELPSTFQYTCFHLEFNGQRINDFVELSEVPDLKADSEITLVEDPYNEKEARMHVVRMRELVGAAGDRVDNLHGISAGLSLHDAISAEVAEASEKEHSLSKYDITSSPSFKTILPRAEAPLPKTVKAISLSPWNPVPYHLRQKGHLLYLQVTTNEGEQFQITSHISGFYVNKNSNMKFDPSPKTIPKSGRAHSLLTLIAHLSPSFNASFEALQESNNKKDLLTTFPFQNAIPNNPWLVPPPTSTANAHQPDITRSQENYLISGVDNAETLRDWNEEFQTTRELPRETVQDRVFRERLTSKLFADYNEAAARGAVLVARGEVAPLNPTESRDAQIFVYNNIFYSFGADGVGTFASEGGDEAARVAVGKDVVGIKAVNQLDINGLFTPGTVVVDYLGKRIVGQSIVPGIFKQREPGEHQIDYGGVEGKDVVATHPDFVSVFEKMSKALRVKKHAVWDKEGQRHELEGSVETKGLLGTDGRKYVLDLYRVTPLDVMWQEEEGSDAYPHRMSVLRLELVESYWRHKMSQYVKAEVERRRSAKAEADAAKAESSEATESKEQASEEEKSEEAADQERVDISGFSLALNPDVCSGQVPQTDEEKEQWAQDEKEVRETCDYLRSKIMPELIQDLHDGDVGFPMDGQSLSQLLHKRGINIRYLGKLAQLSKEKGSRLDALSTLLVQEMIARAFKHIANEYLRNVPAPFVASCISHLLNCLLGADVNPNPVAEIDASLRSIYPEGDFSFEKATPATLRAEIEKQVSIRYRFTLEPEWFNSLRHLQLLRDLSIKLGLQLGAREFIFDKSQIPAKAPVTNGANGAAQEEGKNKKKKKGGDSSSPARAAKEEKPILAIVPDDILNIVPLVKDASPRSSLAEEALEAGRISLMQNQKQLGQELILESLSLHEQIYGILHPEVAKLYHQLSMLYYQTDEKEAAVELARKAVIVTERTLGVDSADTILSYLNLSLFEHASGNTKTALAYIKHAMDLWKIIYGANHPDSITTMNNAAVMLQHLKQYSDSRKWFEASLEVCENLFGRQSINTATILFQLAQALALDQDSKGAVGKMRDAYNIFLSQLGPNDRNTKEAETWLEQLTQNAVSIAKHAKDIQARRLRRVNMNPRSLGTKIQPQVGQTAPEAAGARAPGSASLDSRSVDELLKFIEGGDAGSSKAKQKKRAAASNPKLRGSKKSSA